The Seriola aureovittata isolate HTS-2021-v1 ecotype China chromosome 3, ASM2101889v1, whole genome shotgun sequence genome includes a region encoding these proteins:
- the si:dkey-9i23.8 gene encoding galanin receptor type 1, whose amino-acid sequence MFMECLWTEAERWLLVAVLGLEMVMGVVGNCLVLLVKVMCRGQFCCRYWLPFISLTLSDLGCSLLIISGSLLAMLTGGQRSPWCEVVSLLKFAFITSSIGSIALLCVQRLIGRASRGSALFVVIVTACSVSWVTGMVFGSVPVVYTWIRYDSAEMLCAVFWESSYSDMLVYILCAFSICIFLPFLIIFFCSVLSATGCCSSCNSGDEDLSAVTPLLVASYVFCYTPFVVSELILLGRLDLSPAPAWLRTLSSVMSYLDCGLNPLIYCSHHDFRVAGLTLLWTKRKAQSEPVLTAVTQREL is encoded by the exons ATGTTCATGGAATGTCTgtggacagaggcagagaggtggCTGCTGGTGGCTGTGCTGGGACTGGAGATGGTGATGGGAGTTGTGGGAAACTGTCTTGTTCTGCTGGTCAAAGTCATG TGCAGGGGTCAGTTCTGCTGTCGTTACTGGCTTCCTTTCATCAGTCTCACCTTGTCAGATTTAG GCTGCTCCCTGCTCATCATCTCTGGCTCCCTGTTGGCCATGCTGAcgggaggtcagaggtcaccatGGTGTGAGGTCGTCAGCCTGCTGAAGTTTGCCTTCATCACCTCCTCCATAGGGAGCATAg CTCTCCTCTGTGTGCAGCGGCTGATTGGCAGGGCCTCCAGAGGAAGTGCTCTCTTTGTCGTCATTGTGACAGCATGCTCGGTTTCTTGGGTGACAGGGATGGTGTTTGGGAGTGTCCCTGTTGTCTACACCTGGATCAG gtatGACAGTGCAGAGATGCTGTGTGCTGTCTTCTGGGAGAGCAGCTACTCAGACATGTTGGTCTACATTCTCTGTGCTTTCTCCATCTGTatcttcctccccttcctcatcatcttcttctgctctgtgcTAAGTGCCACCGGCTGCTGCTCAAGCTGCAACAG TGGCGATGAAGACCTGTCTGCAGTCACACCGCTGCTGGTGGCCTCCTATGTGTTCTGCTACACTCCCTTTGTTGTGTCTGAG CTGATCCTGCTGGGTAGGCTGGACCTGTCACCGGCTCCTGCCTGGTTAAGGACACtgtcatcagtgatgtcataCCTGGACTGTGGTCTGAACCCTCTTATCTACTGCTCCCACCACGACTTCAGGGTGGCAGGCCTGACCCTGCTGTGGACCAAAAGGAAAGCACAGTCCGAGCCTGTCCTCACGGCTGTCACTCAACGTGAGCTATAA
- the tmem187 gene encoding transmembrane protein 187, with translation MKSALLHVSLPVALCVALANTSLFDGVEVDLSYEHYAERRVESLPVFLAMPCNCLVNLAYVYVGLSWLLWDRGDKETAQSRYMRQVFAFMALFYAPVQWTRLAVLRRAPAVLDQWFTLPIFAWVPVWIGFIDRGPARWRASHAAAFELCSLLSYGLALVHERGFEVALGCHVVIAVYKGVRLQLEQGDGHTRRYLLLAMLSCAGFVALKLLDHWLARYRLFQRLTGHFWSKVCDVLQFHFCFWFLTALTQRAQGESAARQD, from the coding sequence ATGAAGTCGGCTCTGCTGCACGTGTCGCTGCCTGTCGCGCTCTGCGTCGCCTTGGCGAACACCAGCCTGTTCGACGGAGTTGAAGTGGACTTGTCTTATGAGCATTATGCGGAGCGACGGGTCGAGTCTCTGCCAGTTTTCCTGGCGATGCCCTGTAACTGTCTGGTGAACCTGGCCTATGTCTACGTGGGACTGTCCTGGCTGCTGTGGGACAGAGGCGACAAGGAGACGGCGCAGAGCCGCTACATGAGACAGGTGTTCGCCTTCATGGCGCTCTTTTACGCTCCTGTGCAGTGGACTCGCTTGGCTGTGCTGCGGCGCGCTCCCGCCGTGCTTGACCAGTGGTTCACCTTACCGATCTTCGCGTGGGTTCCTGTGTGGATCGGCTTCATCGACCGCGGGCCAGCAAGGTGGCGCGCGTCCCATGCGGCAGCGTTTGAACTGTGTTCGCTCCTCAGCTATGGTCTGGCGCTGGTGCACGAACGCGGCTTCGAGGTGGCGCTGGGCTGTCACGTTGTTATTGCCGTTTATAAGGGAGTTCGCCTGCAGTTGGAGCAGGGGGACGGTCACACGCGGAGATATCTGCTGCTCGCGATGCTGTCGTGTGCCGGATTCGTGGCGCTGAAGCTGCTGGATCACTGGCTCGCTCGTTACCGGCTGTTCCAGCGGCTCACCGGGCACTTCTGGTCCAAAGTGTGCGACGTGTTGCAGTTCCACTTCTGCTTTTGGTTCCTGACCGCGCTGACGCAGAGGGCCCAGGGAGAGAGCGCCGCGCGCCAGGACTGA